From a single Paenibacillus sp. FSL W8-0426 genomic region:
- a CDS encoding helix-turn-helix domain-containing protein codes for MKVCNQGFDPKFMDEHRDMYAIAFTQNVLSGRWKYFILWYLKGETRRYSDVKKFLGNLSQGSLTKQLKELENDGIIKRDVYPEVPPRVEYSLTDKGIKLLPVLEKMGEFGKEYGDTP; via the coding sequence ATGAAGGTTTGCAATCAAGGATTTGATCCGAAGTTTATGGATGAACATAGAGATATGTACGCGATCGCTTTTACCCAGAACGTCCTATCCGGACGTTGGAAATACTTTATATTATGGTATCTGAAAGGAGAAACACGCCGTTATTCGGATGTCAAAAAATTTCTGGGGAATTTATCCCAAGGCTCGCTCACTAAGCAGCTCAAAGAGTTGGAGAACGATGGAATTATTAAACGCGATGTTTATCCGGAAGTTCCTCCGAGAGTAGAATATTCGTTAACAGACAAGGGAATCAAACTGTTGCCCGTCCTTGAGAAGATGGGGGAATTCGGTAAAGAATACGGAGATACACCTTAA
- a CDS encoding alpha/beta hydrolase — protein MTTYHTVDIDGVEIFYRQAGSADKPVLILLHGFPSASHMFRDLIPVLEEHFLIIAPDYPGFGNSASPERTDFEYTFDHIADVMERLIAKLNLTKYALFVFDYGAPIGFRIAMRHPEQITAIISQNGNVYREGLGEKWAAREEYWHNPTQEKRESYRTAFAPTTIKHQYVDGTKGNLVSPDGYTLDSAYMSRPGNDEKQLDLIYDYRTNVNMYPQFQQYLQEYQPPLLAVWGKNDVSFIPAGAEAFKKDLPQVEVHLLDTGHFALETHAKEIGELIIPFLAGCANL, from the coding sequence ATGACGACGTATCATACCGTTGATATCGATGGGGTTGAAATTTTTTATCGTCAAGCCGGGTCAGCAGACAAGCCGGTGCTTATTTTACTTCATGGTTTTCCGAGCGCAAGTCATATGTTTAGAGACCTGATCCCTGTATTAGAAGAGCATTTTCTTATAATTGCTCCGGATTATCCGGGTTTTGGGAACTCCGCCTCCCCTGAGCGAACTGATTTTGAATATACATTTGATCATATTGCCGATGTAATGGAGCGTTTGATCGCTAAGCTAAATCTTACGAAGTATGCACTATTTGTTTTTGATTACGGAGCACCCATTGGATTCCGTATTGCAATGCGTCATCCAGAACAAATTACAGCAATAATCAGCCAAAATGGTAACGTGTACCGGGAAGGTCTGGGGGAGAAATGGGCCGCGAGAGAGGAGTATTGGCATAACCCAACCCAAGAAAAGAGAGAAAGTTATAGAACGGCCTTTGCCCCAACGACCATTAAACATCAATATGTTGATGGAACAAAGGGCAACTTGGTCTCTCCAGACGGCTACACGCTTGACAGCGCGTATATGTCTCGACCTGGGAATGACGAAAAACAGTTGGATTTAATTTACGATTACCGAACGAATGTGAACATGTATCCGCAGTTCCAGCAATATCTCCAAGAGTACCAGCCACCTCTATTGGCGGTTTGGGGAAAGAATGACGTTTCATTTATTCCTGCAGGCGCCGAAGCCTTTAAAAAGGATCTGCCCCAAGTAGAGGTTCATTTATTGGACACAGGCCATTTCGCTTTGGAAACACATGCTAAGGAAATAGGAGAATTGATCATACCATTTTTAGCCGGCTGTGCTAATCTATAA
- a CDS encoding tautomerase family protein, translating into MPLIRFDLIEGRDRESIKRLLDVSHEVIVEAFDVPQRDRYQIVHEHPNDHMVIEDTGLGIHRTNNVVVITIISKTRSDDKKEKLYSLLAERLEQHCGISPSDVMVSIVENGAADWSFGLGEAQFLNGKL; encoded by the coding sequence TTGCCTCTTATTCGTTTTGATTTAATCGAAGGCAGAGATCGGGAGAGTATCAAGCGTTTATTGGATGTCTCCCATGAAGTCATTGTTGAAGCTTTTGATGTGCCCCAGCGAGATCGATATCAAATTGTTCACGAACACCCCAATGATCATATGGTGATTGAAGATACCGGCTTAGGGATTCATCGAACAAACAATGTTGTGGTCATAACGATCATAAGCAAAACCAGAAGCGATGACAAAAAGGAGAAGCTTTATTCGTTATTAGCTGAAAGGCTCGAGCAGCATTGTGGAATATCTCCAAGTGATGTCATGGTAAGCATCGTTGAAAATGGAGCAGCGGATTGGAGCTTCGGGCTGGGTGAGGCCCAATTTTTGAATGGGAAATTATAA
- a CDS encoding nitronate monooxygenase, translated as MAIQLYSKFCELFDIRYPIVLAGMAGIANMVPLVSAVSNAGGLGTLGAAYMTPEEIRDAIQAIRKLTQAPFAVNIFANVGPDHYENFNAVNEKLNAIRDSLGIVQPDQNGIHTPDRFDEQFRVLLEENVPIISTTFGLLSDDHMQQAKSLGIKIMNKVTTVDEAIQAEQRGCDVIVAQGSEAGGHRGTFDTSSRPSGANIGTMALVPQIVDQVKVPVLAAGGIMDGRGLVASLALGAQGVQMGTRFLASAESGAHPVYKQALLESTEESTVITNAFSGRPARGIRNTFIQHWETSDIKPLPFPTQNTLTREIRNASARQNNPEYMALWAGQGTRMLTADQAAGDIVNQIVDDAKKILI; from the coding sequence ATGGCCATACAACTATATAGCAAATTTTGTGAACTTTTCGATATTCGTTATCCCATTGTACTTGCAGGCATGGCTGGAATTGCGAACATGGTTCCGCTCGTATCCGCAGTTTCTAATGCAGGGGGTCTCGGAACCCTGGGCGCTGCTTATATGACACCCGAAGAAATAAGGGATGCGATACAAGCCATCAGGAAGCTGACTCAAGCTCCTTTTGCTGTTAACATTTTTGCTAACGTTGGACCGGATCATTATGAAAATTTTAATGCCGTTAATGAAAAACTGAATGCGATCCGTGACTCATTAGGGATAGTACAACCTGATCAAAATGGAATTCATACACCAGATCGATTTGATGAACAATTTCGCGTGCTGTTAGAGGAAAACGTTCCGATTATTAGTACAACCTTCGGTTTATTATCTGATGATCACATGCAGCAAGCGAAATCATTAGGTATAAAAATTATGAATAAAGTAACAACTGTAGACGAAGCGATCCAGGCTGAACAACGAGGATGCGACGTTATCGTTGCTCAAGGCAGTGAAGCCGGAGGACATCGCGGGACATTTGATACGTCATCCAGACCATCTGGAGCCAACATCGGAACGATGGCGCTTGTCCCGCAGATTGTTGATCAGGTGAAGGTTCCCGTTCTTGCGGCTGGCGGAATTATGGATGGCAGGGGGCTGGTAGCTTCGCTTGCTTTAGGTGCGCAAGGGGTACAAATGGGGACAAGATTTTTAGCCTCAGCGGAGTCGGGTGCACACCCGGTTTATAAACAGGCACTGCTTGAAAGTACGGAGGAAAGCACCGTGATCACCAATGCATTTTCGGGACGGCCGGCAAGGGGAATACGCAATACGTTTATCCAACATTGGGAAACAAGCGATATTAAGCCTCTTCCTTTTCCTACACAAAATACACTAACACGAGAAATCAGAAATGCTTCTGCCCGTCAGAACAACCCGGAATATATGGCGCTTTGGGCGGGACAAGGCACGAGAATGCTTACAGCGGATCAAGCCGCAGGCGATATTGTGAACCAGATCGTTGACGATGCCAAAAAAATTTTGATCTAA
- a CDS encoding LysR family transcriptional regulator has product MDIHLLEIFVQAAREGSISKTAKKLNYAQSNVTNKIQQLEAELQTTLFYRHKKGITLTPSGEVLVSYTEKILNMMDEARAAVGNASIPTGPLSIGSMETTAAVRLPAVFAKYHLKYPHVDFSLMTGPTEKLLHAVLHYELHGAFVSGPIQHPDLCQENVFEETLVLVTSPEHPLVDSIHDLQNHTMLVFPKGCSYRARLNSLFQEEGLLPVKLMEFGTLETILACVHAGLGITLLPYSIIADYEERGKVISHRLPTEYSSVTTLFVKRKDTLITPALSAFLDEVKNILSTSLL; this is encoded by the coding sequence ATGGACATTCATTTATTGGAGATTTTTGTTCAAGCAGCTCGTGAAGGCAGCATTTCCAAGACCGCCAAAAAGTTAAACTATGCGCAATCCAATGTGACAAACAAGATTCAGCAATTGGAAGCTGAGCTTCAGACGACGTTGTTTTATCGCCATAAAAAAGGAATTACCCTTACTCCTTCCGGAGAAGTTTTAGTATCGTATACCGAAAAGATATTAAATATGATGGATGAAGCCAGGGCAGCGGTCGGGAATGCGTCCATTCCTACGGGCCCTCTGTCCATCGGCTCGATGGAAACGACGGCAGCCGTTCGGCTGCCTGCCGTCTTTGCTAAATATCATTTAAAGTATCCTCATGTCGATTTCTCTCTCATGACCGGGCCCACCGAAAAACTGCTTCATGCCGTTCTCCATTATGAACTGCATGGCGCATTTGTTTCTGGTCCGATCCAGCATCCTGATTTATGTCAAGAGAACGTTTTTGAAGAGACACTCGTACTGGTAACTTCCCCCGAACACCCTTTGGTTGATTCCATCCATGATTTGCAGAATCATACGATGCTGGTGTTTCCTAAAGGATGTTCATATCGTGCCAGGCTTAATTCTCTTTTCCAAGAAGAAGGATTATTGCCGGTAAAATTAATGGAATTCGGTACGCTTGAAACGATTCTTGCTTGTGTTCATGCGGGGCTGGGCATTACGTTACTCCCTTACTCGATCATTGCTGATTATGAGGAGCGAGGAAAGGTAATCAGTCACCGGCTGCCGACTGAGTATTCCTCTGTAACGACTCTGTTTGTTAAGCGCAAAGACACCTTAATTACACCAGCACTATCGGCTTTTTTAGACGAAGTGAAAAATATTCTCTCGACAAGCCTTCTCTAA